The Silvanigrella paludirubra genome includes a window with the following:
- a CDS encoding LysR family transcriptional regulator produces the protein MELDAIVVFTKVVETKSFSGAARLLKMPKTTVSSKIAGLEKRLGVTLIQRTTRHLNITESGLVFYNHCVNAIKSIEQGESEILSRQEKPKGLLKITFPVGISSSILARIISEYLNKYPDVTIELIVTNRLVDLIREGFDLAIRAGQLSDSTLRTKKFFDVHFSLWASHDFIKNNNKINHPLDLKTHSLIMHNSLNLRNFELIKGKESFILKDESRVMSDDFQIIKELILLNNGIGLLPNHVLNNKHDLDNLIQVLPDWKFNSTGSFSFVFPAQKYASPKVKSFIELALDRINKT, from the coding sequence ATGGAACTAGATGCTATTGTTGTATTTACAAAAGTGGTTGAAACGAAAAGCTTTTCTGGAGCTGCAAGGCTCTTGAAAATGCCTAAAACTACGGTTAGTTCCAAAATAGCAGGGCTTGAAAAAAGGCTTGGTGTCACACTAATACAAAGAACAACTCGTCATTTGAATATTACGGAATCAGGTTTGGTATTTTATAATCATTGTGTGAATGCAATTAAATCTATTGAACAAGGTGAATCTGAAATTCTTTCACGCCAGGAAAAACCAAAAGGACTTTTGAAAATAACTTTTCCTGTTGGTATTTCTTCATCAATATTAGCTCGTATTATAAGTGAATATTTAAATAAATACCCTGATGTTACTATTGAGCTTATCGTAACAAATAGATTAGTAGACTTAATACGTGAAGGTTTTGATCTTGCTATTAGGGCTGGGCAATTAAGTGATTCTACATTAAGGACAAAAAAATTTTTCGACGTTCATTTCTCTTTATGGGCATCTCATGATTTTATTAAAAATAATAATAAAATAAATCATCCATTAGATTTAAAAACTCATTCATTAATTATGCATAATTCATTAAATCTAAGAAATTTTGAATTAATAAAAGGGAAAGAAAGTTTTATACTTAAAGATGAATCGAGAGTTATGTCAGATGATTTTCAAATAATTAAAGAACTTATTTTGTTAAATAATGGCATAGGATTATTACCAAATCATGTATTAAATAATAAACATGATCTTGATAATTTAATTCAAGTGTTACCAGATTGGAAATTTAATTCAACAGGATCGTTTTCATTTGTATTTCCTGCTCAAAAATACGCATCACCTAAAGTTAAATCCTTTATTGAATTAGCTTTAGATAGAATAAATAAAACATAA
- a CDS encoding FMN-dependent NADH-azoreductase codes for MTKKILIIQSSPRENDSITNNLIQKIEDKIVKKHKNAIITYKNLSKNPLPHPTNETISAYFTPKEMLTDELNSAINLSNKLTDELLDSNIVIVGAPMWNFSIPSSLKAWLDHIVRVGKTFSKDDNGYFGLAENKKAIIIIASGGVYSNSSIDFNEPYLRFIFNFIGISDIQIIKAEGLSYPNKRENALKNADIMIDNLIL; via the coding sequence ATGACAAAAAAAATACTTATTATTCAATCAAGCCCAAGAGAAAACGATTCCATCACAAATAACCTTATCCAAAAAATAGAAGATAAAATTGTTAAAAAACACAAAAATGCTATTATTACATATAAAAATTTATCAAAAAATCCATTACCACATCCAACAAATGAAACAATAAGTGCTTATTTTACTCCAAAAGAAATGCTTACTGATGAATTAAATTCTGCAATTAATTTATCAAATAAATTAACAGACGAGTTATTAGATTCAAATATCGTTATTGTGGGCGCTCCTATGTGGAACTTTAGTATTCCTTCATCATTAAAAGCTTGGTTAGATCATATTGTACGCGTCGGAAAAACATTTTCAAAAGATGATAATGGATATTTTGGATTAGCTGAAAATAAAAAAGCAATTATTATTATTGCTAGTGGTGGAGTTTATTCTAATTCATCAATTGATTTTAATGAACCCTATTTAAGATTTATATTTAATTTTATTGGGATATCAGATATACAAATTATTAAAGCAGAAGGTTTAAGTTATCCTAATAAAAGAGAAAATGCATTAAAAAATGCAGATATAATGATTGATAATTTAATATTGTAA
- a CDS encoding transporter substrate-binding domain-containing protein, translating to MSIKNIITLIIALTKITFAYCEDFKISIQYQNRPPFFIENPITHKLTEGIGYEIIDKILKESKINFVYENKPLVRSLLDIKENRYPTCYPYAYKSKEREKSALFSLPFQKTSKLILAIRKDDLRFKNLNTFKDVISKNELYPIIKIGYNHEKAVSDLLEKYKNYSIYNIEKEKNNKIISTSSDQEEMLLKIIKKEGDYAFFTLNEFEYYQNKNKDIKMYLEYKEITDSKNEVVRHFMCSKKVGIEIINKINLAIKKEVKSL from the coding sequence ATGTCTATAAAAAATATAATTACACTTATTATAGCATTAACAAAAATAACATTTGCTTATTGCGAAGATTTCAAAATATCAATTCAATATCAAAATAGACCTCCCTTTTTTATTGAAAACCCAATAACTCACAAACTCACTGAAGGTATAGGATACGAAATCATTGATAAAATACTTAAAGAATCAAAAATAAATTTTGTTTATGAAAATAAACCATTAGTTAGATCTTTATTAGATATTAAAGAAAATAGATATCCAACCTGTTATCCATATGCCTATAAAAGCAAAGAAAGAGAAAAAAGCGCACTATTTAGCCTTCCATTTCAAAAAACTTCAAAATTAATTTTAGCTATTAGAAAGGATGACTTAAGATTTAAAAATTTAAATACGTTTAAAGATGTTATTTCAAAAAATGAATTATATCCAATTATTAAAATTGGATATAATCATGAAAAAGCTGTATCCGATCTTTTAGAAAAATACAAAAACTACTCTATATACAATATAGAAAAAGAAAAAAATAATAAAATTATTTCTACTTCCTCAGATCAAGAAGAAATGTTATTAAAGATAATTAAAAAAGAAGGTGATTATGCCTTTTTTACTTTAAATGAATTTGAATATTACCAAAATAAAAACAAAGATATTAAAATGTATTTAGAATACAAAGAAATAACTGACAGTAAAAATGAAGTAGTTAGGCATTTTATGTGTTCAAAAAAAGTTGGAATAGAAATTATAAATAAAATAAATCTCGCTATAAAAAAAGAAGTTAAATCTCTATAA
- a CDS encoding YaiI/YqxD family protein, with product MKIWIDADACPGAIKEIIFKAAERVKVQTCLVANQPIKYPQSQYISAVQVPKGFDVADAYIVQNLIEYDLVITADIPLADLVVKKGAVAINPRGELYNEGNITERLSIRNFTQVLREGGLIQGGPPQFSAADKQKFASTFDKQLTILLRKEKMKI from the coding sequence ATGAAGATATGGATAGATGCTGACGCTTGTCCGGGTGCAATTAAAGAAATTATTTTTAAAGCTGCAGAAAGAGTAAAAGTTCAAACTTGTTTAGTAGCGAACCAGCCAATTAAATATCCACAATCTCAATATATTTCAGCAGTACAAGTTCCAAAAGGATTTGATGTTGCAGATGCTTATATTGTTCAAAATTTAATTGAATATGATCTCGTAATAACGGCAGATATTCCTTTAGCAGATCTTGTTGTAAAAAAAGGAGCAGTAGCTATTAATCCTAGAGGTGAGCTTTATAATGAAGGAAATATTACAGAACGTTTGTCTATTCGAAATTTCACCCAAGTTCTTAGAGAGGGTGGTTTAATTCAAGGAGGTCCTCCTCAATTTAGCGCAGCAGATAAGCAAAAGTTTGCATCTACATTTGATAAACAATTGACAATACTTTTAAGAAAAGAAAAAATGAAAATTTAA
- a CDS encoding substrate-binding periplasmic protein, translating into MTTTNKNILFFIIFFLLNLQNKTFAVETKKIIEKENLIKNIDKIKIIAEETPIRSFFEEPGNDKKNDKKENKDQKSPENATPTISTTQKIVGSEIDIVSRIFNKLKIPFEIEIVHWTEMLPKMISGEADMAIGIEKNSKFDKYVNFTRTPTYTKNYSFYGLSSQLKDTFVMSFEDAVAHNYSVGILIGFSYPKVFWEAYPFENKQLNSHLFEGKNIRDNIIKLKERKIDLLIADRERTNIILKKIGADETIFQYKNILYWKEFFLVFSKKLKKEKYEMLKAKIDRELYKMTESEEINEINESWIKKGT; encoded by the coding sequence GTGACAACAACGAATAAAAACATTCTCTTTTTTATTATATTTTTCTTATTGAATTTGCAAAATAAAACATTTGCAGTCGAAACTAAAAAAATCATAGAGAAAGAGAACTTAATTAAAAATATAGATAAAATTAAAATAATTGCAGAGGAAACCCCAATTCGTTCTTTTTTTGAAGAACCTGGCAATGATAAAAAAAATGATAAAAAAGAGAATAAAGATCAAAAATCTCCTGAAAATGCCACTCCAACGATATCTACAACACAAAAAATAGTTGGTTCTGAAATTGATATTGTTTCAAGGATTTTTAATAAACTAAAAATTCCATTTGAAATTGAAATCGTACATTGGACAGAAATGTTGCCAAAAATGATTTCTGGAGAAGCTGACATGGCAATAGGAATAGAAAAAAATTCAAAATTTGATAAGTATGTAAACTTTACTAGAACCCCAACTTACACAAAAAATTATTCATTTTATGGACTTTCAAGTCAATTAAAAGATACCTTTGTCATGAGCTTTGAAGATGCCGTAGCTCACAACTACTCTGTTGGAATTTTAATTGGATTTTCATATCCAAAAGTATTTTGGGAAGCATATCCATTCGAAAATAAGCAATTAAATAGTCATTTATTTGAGGGCAAAAATATTAGAGATAATATTATTAAACTTAAAGAGAGAAAAATTGATCTTTTGATTGCAGATCGTGAAAGGACAAACATAATTCTTAAAAAAATAGGTGCTGATGAAACCATTTTCCAGTATAAAAATATACTGTATTGGAAAGAATTCTTTTTAGTATTTTCTAAAAAGTTAAAGAAAGAAAAATATGAAATGCTTAAAGCAAAAATTGATAGAGAACTATACAAAATGACAGAAAGTGAAGAAATTAATGAAATTAATGAGTCATGGATTAAAAAGGGAACTTAG
- a CDS encoding phosphate/phosphite/phosphonate ABC transporter substrate-binding protein produces the protein MFYQPKIKLNIYIIALITLLLNGCVKFWLGTPELGSKALPIEFYLDNSNSLINEEAASASLQSCIEDKTGYRIHFNFVPDEKAVISALARGNAQFGVMSSMGYISASTRTSLKSVLIFSKKGIATTRSVILGKSSIWKTYFQKAGLALNQFTFHHDALLPYFNNSTVAFIDPENIIGFYLPRMYFLQRNIFPNAAIFVGSYNSILDSLNENLATIGVVSENFIDTKFPNSTPIKLGSQFSDYIVLGISQNLPGNVITANQGIPNFVTQAIMKGFDLCSQSKASDFRKIFDADGVLKSNEKQFIFTKELYNFQQENTRILTQRN, from the coding sequence ATGTTTTACCAGCCTAAAATAAAATTAAATATTTATATAATTGCTTTAATTACATTATTATTAAATGGTTGTGTTAAATTTTGGTTAGGTACCCCAGAGTTGGGTTCTAAAGCACTTCCCATTGAATTTTATTTAGATAATTCAAACTCATTAATTAATGAGGAAGCAGCTTCAGCAAGCCTCCAGTCCTGTATCGAAGATAAAACAGGATATCGAATACATTTTAATTTTGTCCCCGATGAAAAAGCCGTTATTTCAGCACTTGCGAGAGGTAATGCTCAATTCGGCGTCATGTCATCTATGGGTTACATTAGTGCATCAACTAGAACTTCATTAAAGAGTGTTTTAATTTTTTCAAAAAAAGGGATAGCAACAACACGATCTGTGATACTTGGCAAATCATCAATCTGGAAAACTTATTTTCAAAAAGCAGGTTTAGCTTTAAATCAATTTACATTTCATCATGATGCTCTTTTACCTTACTTTAATAACTCAACAGTGGCATTTATTGATCCAGAAAATATAATTGGATTTTATTTACCAAGAATGTATTTTTTACAAAGAAACATTTTCCCAAATGCAGCCATTTTTGTTGGAAGTTACAACTCCATTTTAGATTCTTTAAATGAAAATTTAGCAACAATTGGTGTCGTCTCAGAAAACTTTATTGACACAAAATTTCCGAATTCAACACCAATAAAGTTAGGAAGCCAATTTAGTGATTATATTGTTTTAGGAATTTCTCAAAATTTACCTGGTAATGTAATCACAGCAAACCAAGGAATTCCAAATTTTGTAACCCAAGCAATTATGAAAGGGTTTGATCTTTGCTCTCAATCAAAGGCTTCCGATTTTAGAAAAATATTTGATGCGGATGGCGTTTTAAAATCAAATGAAAAGCAATTTATTTTTACAAAAGAACTCTATAATTTCCAACAAGAAAACACTAGAATTCTGACGCAAAGAAATTAA
- a CDS encoding TetR/AcrR family transcriptional regulator, with the protein MINSNAQKRQRKSKENRLNEFIDCAKKIFIAKGYNATTIRDIAREAGCSDGLMFRYFKSKADLFIAIINEGKIRNEVTIEECFSFRLSKEDQIYKIMEVYINKFKDYEQLIRMMFSRALNDPSFEETKTLFKDTTFLKKQIEHFKERQKINDISNNSDCEALALLIYSVTFSIGFNRQSLLGYSKEECLNLAKRYSKIISHGI; encoded by the coding sequence GTGATAAATTCAAATGCGCAAAAAAGACAAAGAAAATCAAAAGAAAATAGATTAAATGAATTTATAGATTGCGCAAAAAAAATATTCATTGCTAAGGGATATAATGCAACAACGATACGAGATATTGCGCGAGAAGCTGGCTGTTCTGACGGGTTAATGTTTCGTTACTTTAAATCTAAAGCTGATCTTTTTATTGCTATTATTAATGAAGGTAAAATTAGAAATGAAGTAACAATTGAAGAATGTTTTTCGTTTCGACTATCAAAAGAAGATCAAATTTATAAAATCATGGAAGTTTATATAAATAAGTTTAAAGATTACGAACAACTTATTCGTATGATGTTTTCGCGTGCCTTAAATGACCCAAGTTTTGAAGAAACAAAAACCTTGTTTAAAGATACTACATTTTTAAAAAAACAAATTGAGCATTTTAAAGAAAGGCAAAAAATAAACGATATTTCGAATAATTCTGATTGCGAAGCTCTTGCATTACTAATTTATTCAGTCACTTTTTCGATAGGATTTAATAGGCAATCATTACTAGGTTATTCAAAAGAAGAATGCCTAAATTTAGCCAAAAGATATTCTAAAATCATTTCTCATGGAATTTAA
- the gatB gene encoding Asp-tRNA(Asn)/Glu-tRNA(Gln) amidotransferase subunit GatB — protein sequence MSGNSLVNYPKIIEILKKYDVVIGIEVHCQLATKSKMFSSSKNAYGDTPNSNIDPTCLGLPGALPTLNEEAIDLAIRMGLALKSEIQSVSVFARKNYFYPDLPKGYQITQYDRPICFGGELILSSGKKIGIERIQIEEDAGKNIHVGTCSLVDYNRSGVGLIEIVSAPDISSPEEASEYLRKLHSYVVNLDISDGDLERGNFRADANVSIKPKGSNIFGRRCEIKNVNSFKYIEKAIVYEIERQFDVIETGGEIQMETRGYDSDKNVTFSQRSKESAKDYRYFPEPDLPPLIVTKARIEKVKNNMPELPESKAARLIQNYSLPEYDAKVITASRINSAYFEKLVKSLEGKIEPKLISNYFMTEIMRACKVYAEEKGISIDELTEVPVPLEYSVSLLNLQAAGTISGRIAKEVFEEMMLFNKSPEEIVKSKNLIQISDNTSIAKICEQVINENPAILSEYYSGKEKLFGFFVGQAMKLSGGKLNPAKVNEVLKKLLDAKK from the coding sequence ATGAGTGGAAATAGTCTTGTCAATTATCCAAAAATTATAGAAATTTTAAAAAAATATGATGTTGTGATTGGTATTGAAGTTCACTGCCAGCTTGCAACAAAAAGTAAAATGTTTAGTTCCAGTAAAAATGCATATGGTGATACACCAAATTCAAATATTGATCCAACTTGTTTAGGTTTACCAGGAGCGTTGCCAACATTAAATGAAGAAGCGATCGACTTAGCAATTCGAATGGGTTTAGCATTAAAAAGTGAAATTCAATCAGTAAGTGTTTTTGCGCGAAAAAATTATTTTTATCCCGATTTACCAAAAGGGTATCAAATTACTCAATATGATAGACCGATCTGTTTTGGTGGAGAACTTATTTTATCCAGTGGTAAAAAAATTGGAATTGAAAGAATTCAAATAGAAGAAGATGCGGGAAAAAATATTCACGTAGGAACCTGTTCCTTAGTTGATTATAACCGATCAGGTGTTGGGTTAATTGAAATTGTAAGTGCCCCTGATATTTCTTCACCTGAAGAAGCTTCTGAATATTTACGTAAACTTCATAGCTATGTTGTTAACTTAGATATTTCGGATGGAGATTTAGAGAGAGGTAATTTTAGAGCGGATGCAAATGTTTCTATAAAACCAAAAGGTTCAAATATTTTTGGAAGACGTTGTGAAATTAAAAATGTGAATTCGTTTAAATATATAGAAAAAGCTATTGTTTATGAAATAGAGCGCCAGTTTGATGTTATTGAAACTGGAGGCGAAATTCAAATGGAAACAAGAGGCTATGATAGTGACAAAAATGTTACTTTTAGCCAAAGAAGCAAAGAGTCCGCCAAAGATTATCGCTATTTTCCAGAACCCGATTTACCTCCGTTAATTGTTACCAAAGCTCGAATAGAAAAAGTAAAAAACAATATGCCAGAGCTTCCAGAAAGTAAGGCTGCGCGATTGATTCAAAATTATTCTCTTCCCGAATATGATGCAAAAGTAATTACTGCATCAAGAATAAATAGTGCTTATTTTGAAAAGCTTGTTAAATCACTAGAAGGAAAAATAGAGCCTAAACTAATTTCTAATTATTTTATGACAGAAATAATGAGAGCTTGCAAAGTTTATGCGGAAGAAAAAGGAATTTCTATTGATGAATTAACAGAGGTTCCTGTTCCGTTAGAATATAGTGTTTCTTTATTAAATCTCCAAGCTGCAGGAACAATAAGCGGTCGTATAGCAAAAGAAGTTTTTGAAGAAATGATGTTATTTAACAAATCTCCTGAAGAAATTGTTAAATCAAAAAATTTAATTCAAATTTCGGATAATACTTCGATAGCAAAAATATGTGAGCAAGTTATAAATGAAAACCCTGCAATATTATCTGAATATTATTCGGGTAAAGAAAAACTTTTTGGTTTTTTTGTAGGCCAGGCAATGAAGTTATCTGGAGGAAAATTAAATCCAGCAAAAGTGAATGAAGTTCTAAAAAAATTACTTGATGCAAAAAAGTAA
- the gatA gene encoding Asp-tRNA(Asn)/Glu-tRNA(Gln) amidotransferase subunit GatA → MITKNKFASKYTVNQNTHSAFEIVKDFQNGKQSPSEYLNDLFSNIEKLNPELNALTSIQKDYAYEKAKLLEKSSHKMELPLFGVPIIIKENIQKIGFPVECASKILKGYKGQYDATVVSSLENAGAILIGTANMDEFAMGSANEHSCHGVVRNPHNTSRVSGGSSGGSAVACAAGFAPITFGSDTGGSVRQPAGFCGIYGIKPTYGRVSRFGLVAFGSSLDQISPFARNVKDLDTVMSIVAHEDANDSTSLKGSYKSKLGSVTLKGKTVGVLRSILKQGVDDNVMKEFLTLEENLKKQGVKFIDIEIPSLEHTLSVYYLIACAEASTNLSRFDGIRFGHRAQNSEDLFDLYCKTRSEGFGKEVKRRIMLGTFSLSAGFYDAFYGKAQAVRELMSKQFDEVFETVDYIYLPTSPASAFEFGINAFDPIKEYLYDVFTIPANLIGVPGISVPANVPKGSLPVGLQFLAKRGNDAELLAFAEVLEKESLVGTTSLE, encoded by the coding sequence ATGATTACGAAAAATAAATTTGCTTCAAAATATACTGTAAATCAAAATACCCATTCCGCTTTTGAAATTGTAAAAGATTTTCAAAATGGGAAACAATCTCCATCTGAATATTTAAATGATCTATTTTCTAATATAGAAAAATTAAATCCAGAACTAAATGCTTTAACCAGCATACAAAAAGATTATGCTTATGAAAAAGCTAAATTATTAGAAAAAAGTTCTCATAAAATGGAGCTTCCATTGTTTGGAGTTCCCATTATTATAAAAGAAAATATTCAGAAAATTGGCTTTCCTGTTGAATGTGCATCAAAAATACTAAAAGGTTATAAAGGGCAATATGATGCCACTGTTGTAAGTTCTTTAGAAAATGCAGGTGCTATTTTGATTGGCACTGCAAATATGGATGAATTTGCAATGGGTTCCGCTAATGAACATAGTTGCCATGGTGTCGTAAGAAATCCACATAATACAAGTCGCGTAAGTGGTGGATCGAGTGGTGGTTCTGCTGTTGCTTGTGCAGCGGGTTTTGCTCCTATTACATTTGGTTCTGATACAGGTGGGAGTGTAAGACAACCTGCAGGATTTTGTGGAATATATGGTATTAAACCTACTTATGGACGCGTTTCTCGTTTTGGATTAGTTGCATTTGGATCAAGCCTTGATCAAATTTCTCCTTTTGCTCGTAATGTAAAAGATCTTGATACTGTAATGAGTATCGTTGCTCATGAAGATGCAAATGACTCTACATCTTTAAAAGGGAGTTATAAATCGAAACTTGGTTCTGTTACTTTAAAAGGCAAAACGGTTGGAGTTTTAAGAAGTATTTTAAAACAAGGTGTTGATGATAATGTCATGAAAGAATTTTTAACTCTTGAAGAAAATTTAAAGAAACAAGGTGTTAAATTTATTGATATTGAAATTCCATCATTAGAACATACTTTAAGTGTTTATTATTTAATTGCCTGTGCAGAAGCCTCAACAAATTTATCTCGTTTTGATGGGATTCGATTTGGACACCGCGCACAAAATTCAGAAGATTTATTCGATTTATATTGCAAAACACGTTCAGAAGGTTTTGGAAAAGAAGTAAAACGCCGTATTATGCTTGGTACTTTCTCATTAAGTGCAGGCTTTTATGATGCCTTTTATGGAAAAGCACAAGCTGTAAGAGAGCTCATGTCGAAACAGTTTGATGAAGTTTTTGAAACAGTAGATTATATTTATTTGCCAACATCACCTGCAAGTGCATTTGAGTTTGGAATTAATGCTTTTGATCCTATTAAAGAATACCTTTATGATGTGTTTACAATTCCTGCCAATTTAATTGGAGTTCCTGGTATTTCTGTTCCTGCTAATGTTCCAAAGGGAAGTTTACCTGTAGGTTTACAATTTTTGGCCAAAAGAGGAAACGATGCAGAGCTTTTAGCATTTGCTGAAGTTCTAGAAAAAGAAAGTCTTGTTGGAACGACGAGCCTCGAATAA
- a CDS encoding Asp-tRNA(Asn)/Glu-tRNA(Gln) amidotransferase subunit GatC: MATEFSRETVKRIAELGRLYLTEEEISTYQAELAKILEAFNALAQLPLPEDFAGDARSALVMAKAVEKAESDSISRLRPDEANNSIATQVFLNQAPEREGVFVKVPAILAPST; this comes from the coding sequence ATGGCAACAGAATTTTCTCGTGAAACCGTTAAACGTATTGCTGAATTAGGTAGATTATATCTCACAGAAGAAGAGATTTCTACTTACCAAGCAGAGCTTGCTAAAATTTTAGAAGCATTTAATGCTCTTGCGCAACTTCCTTTACCAGAAGATTTTGCAGGTGATGCTAGATCTGCTTTAGTAATGGCGAAAGCAGTTGAAAAAGCGGAATCGGATTCCATTTCTCGCTTACGCCCAGATGAAGCAAATAATTCAATTGCGACACAAGTATTTTTGAATCAAGCACCAGAGCGTGAAGGTGTTTTTGTCAAAGTTCCTGCAATACTTGCTCCTTCAACTTAA
- the cmk gene encoding (d)CMP kinase: MRIAISGHSGCGNSTATTNVGKALQLKIVNYTFRDLARDLSVNFEELHKEASTNLIYDYLTDLTLIRNAVSNENIVIGTRLAAWLMDAELRIWLHAPLEARASRINRRETEKESSYEQVLYKTLKRDEQNRKRYLRLYGLDIEDHSDFDITINTEKLTADQVSSLIVAAAKWAKKSQLERKNLHLARIQEIIAENLQIPLEAVQNPKYKIDIADIFHKLKRVK, encoded by the coding sequence ATGAGAATTGCAATATCAGGACATAGTGGCTGCGGAAACTCAACAGCAACAACAAATGTAGGGAAAGCCCTACAGTTAAAAATAGTAAACTACACTTTCCGCGATTTAGCGCGAGATCTTTCTGTTAATTTTGAGGAATTGCACAAAGAAGCTTCTACAAATCTAATTTATGATTATTTAACTGATCTAACTTTAATAAGAAATGCGGTTTCTAACGAAAATATTGTCATAGGGACTAGGTTGGCCGCTTGGTTAATGGATGCGGAACTTCGAATTTGGTTACATGCACCACTCGAAGCACGTGCCTCTAGAATAAATCGTCGTGAAACCGAAAAAGAATCCTCATATGAACAAGTTTTATATAAAACCTTAAAACGTGACGAGCAAAATAGAAAAAGATACCTCAGGCTTTATGGACTTGATATTGAAGATCATAGTGACTTTGATATTACAATAAATACGGAAAAACTTACTGCCGATCAGGTTTCAAGTCTTATTGTAGCCGCTGCAAAATGGGCTAAGAAAAGCCAATTAGAAAGAAAAAACCTACATTTAGCACGAATTCAAGAAATTATTGCGGAAAACCTCCAAATTCCTCTTGAAGCTGTTCAAAATCCAAAATACAAAATTGACATTGCTGATATATTTCATAAATTAAAACGTGTTAAATAA